DNA sequence from the Armigeres subalbatus isolate Guangzhou_Male chromosome 1, GZ_Asu_2, whole genome shotgun sequence genome:
actgcgcagtaataacactcgaTTGTGCGGATTGCGTTAAATAGTGCCGGCTGGGCGGAGATCGCAAACTTGTTGCTACGTCCTCAGGGGAACCGGCACTGCCCGAAAGAATATCaaggcagcaacggtagccaaaCGGCAGAGTGAGTAGGATAACTGAAGTAAAGGCAGGTGGATCCATCGACTAgtctaaaaaaatgtaattcttTTGGGATGTTTTTGGGGGTGTCGTCCTGAATTAGCAGACTTCATGGAGAGCTAAACCTCGGCTCAACCCAGTTCCTATCAGGCCATGGATGTTTCAGGTGGTATCTGCACAGGTTCGGACATGCGGCTTCTCCCGCCTATCCGCGATGTTcagacgtgacagaaacggctgagCACATTCTGTTCACATGCCCCTGGTTCGAAGCGGAGAGAATTTTGGCCTTTTGAGACATTGAGACATGGGAAGAATATAAAGTCTTAGAGGCGAGGAATTGTGATAGTGATGATTAAGGGTTCTCTGAGAACCGAGGACGGAAAGATTCAGAGGCTATGGAAACTGGCGGTGTTGGAGATTAAATCCGTGAAAGCTTAATGTTACAAGCCGCACACATATTCGTGGTAGCGAAGCATAACAGTAACATGACAGTAgtaatgaattactgaaaaatcAAATACAGTTTTCGTGAAGTTAAATTCGATTctaaattgattggaattatCAGAAAAGGATATTGGATTAGGGACTAATCAATGAGGTACAGATAAGTAAAAATCTTCTTTTATTGTCATAAATATCGTGTTTTATTCCCAACTCGGAAACAAATATCTTACAAAATCTAAATCCTCTCATAGTTACCTTTCTCGCTTGTCTTAGATCACCTTGTTTGTATGATTATCCTAACAATATATCACTCACACACTCAGTGCTGCAACTCGTGTTAAATACGCTTGCATCGCACTCGGTGCATTTCCTTACAGACTACATTTGCTATCAACATCTACGATTGGTTACATTTCGACATGCTCTTGCAGAGTTTCTTAACCTAACGTGTAGCTCGATTAGATACTTAATACAACGATGAATACGGTGCCAAATACGCTAGCGGTAATTGTAATAACCGCCCAACTGTTCTTGGGGCAGCTCAGTGCTGTTTTCGGATGTTCTTCCAGTGTACAAGCACTCGCTGATCGTCCGCTGCCTTTCCAAAAGGTCGGCTACCATCGCTGTAGACGTACTGATTGATCGGGTACTCCAGCATGGTTTCGTACTTGTACACGTTAGACCCGAGCTGCTGGGTTAACGGGCTGGTATTGGTCGTCAGAATACCCGTGAAGTTCCGTCGGTAGGCGATCTTGAGGACTTCGCTTTCCATGAAGTGCATAGCCTCGATGTTTTCCTGAGCGGATAGTTCTGCACAGGTGCCCATCATGAACGAGTGCAGTATTTGGTTCTTACCCTGGGGGAGTTTCTGTTCTCTACAAGTTTGCAAAGAAAGTTAATTAGTATTGAATTCTATAAAATTGATCACACCGCTTACCGAATAGGCTTCTCAACGTATTCCAGGAATTCGAAAATTATGACCAAGTTGTTGGTTACCTCCGGTTCCGGCTCGTCGTGAGCATCGAAGTTCAGTGAAACACCAACAGATTTTCCGCTTTCGTCCTTGATCATGAAACTAAGCTCTTTCTCAATCAGAACTTCCCAAATATCTTCCAGAATATCCCGGTAATCTTTCTCGTGAATCAGGGGTTTAATCCATCGCTCCAGATCAGCTTTTTCGTAGAAACTGTACGTCAGAATGCTGGAAGGAAAAAAGGTTTACCAACTTGAAGAATACATTGTTGTATTTACGAAAAGGAATTATACTTGATAGCGTCTTCTTTGTGTTCATCAGCAAGAGGATGCGCTGATAGATGCATTTTGTACTCAAATTCAAATTCTCGATTAATCGCAGATCCTCCCTCTTCATTTTCTTCGTGTGCAATAATATGCTGATGATTTTTGTACATTGTCTCCAAAACTTCAGCCAGATTTTCTGCACCAATGAAACTGGTAATGCTTATAGCGTGACCTTTCTGGCAGAGTTGGGTTACCGTGATGATCGAGTTCAAGGAATTGCCGCCCAGTTCGTAGAAGTTGCTTTGCAGCGAAATTTTCGCACGCGTGGAGCGCCCAATGACCTGGCCAACAGTGGTGAAGAGATCCTTGGCCATGGCCATTTTGAATTCCGGAACGCCTGTGTAATCATATTCGATCTCGATGGTGGCATCATCTAGAATATGAAGAATTTAGAGCAGTGGCTGACAACCATCGTAAACCAACTTACCATTGTTGTTTGTGTTCTCATACATTTTCAGCAAACTCTGTCGATCAATTTTTCCATTCACCAGGAGTGGAATGCTGTCCAGAATAATGACCTGTGGGATCATGTAGTGCGGTAGTTTGCTTTCAAGAGCACCCTCAATCTGTAGTCCCGTTTGCAGTGTGGAACCCTTCTCAACAGTGATGAAGCCAAGTATTGCCTGATCAATATCACCAGCGTGGTAACACAGCACAATACCTTTGTCCACTCCAGGGAGCGACAGGAGATTCTTCTCCACCTCGGAGAGATCCACACGATGGCCACGGATTTTAATCTGGGAATCAGTGCGACCTTCGTAGTAGACGCACCCCTTGGTGGCAGAGGCGAAATCCCCCGTGGAGTAGAGTCTCGAATATGTTGGATCAACAGCCAGTGGATTGTCGATGAATCTATGGGGATCACGACCGTTGACATAGCCCTGGGCTAGGTTCAGCCCGGAAACGAACAATTCTCCAATGTCGCCGGGTTTAACAGGTTGAAGTTCTGGATTCAGTATGTATATAACTGTGTTATCCAGTGGATATCCAATGGGAACTTTCTCGTAGTTGCTGAGCTGTTTCTTGGACTCGCATACGAAGTATGTGACATCTCCCATGACCTCAGTTGACCCGTAGAAGTTACACAGCTGATGAACTCCTTCCTCGAAATAGTCGAAGAATTCTTTGGCAAGCAATAACTGTAGAGGCTCTCCAGAGCAAACCCACACGCGAAGATTGTACAGGAGCTTCTTCTTCTGCAGTGGCAGATAGAGAAGCAATGAACGCAACAGGGTTGGTACCAGAACCAGACGCTCGATTTTGTACTCTTCGAGTAGCTCAACGAGTCGCTCTGGGTTGTTGGTTATTTTCTTGGGTACGATAACGATGGCCATTCCGTTCAGCAATGGGCCCCAGATTTCGGTGACGGAATCGACAAAGGTCAGAGCCGTTTTGAACACACCGACCTTTTCCGTTTTCGAATAGGGGAATCGATTCCATTGCCATTGAAGCCGGTTGAGAATGGTGGCATGGTTGAGTCGGAcacctgcaaaaaaaaaaaaacaaaaaattattaTTGGTGAGTTTTGAATACGAAAGTTTTATAttgaattatattaaaa
Encoded proteins:
- the LOC134204920 gene encoding beta-alanyl-bioamine nonribosomal peptide synthetase ebony: MGTLQQLAVIKGQQRGLIPALLHRTFEANVDKFCGTDTALIFDDDIQGPTKINYNVLNSTANRLATTSIGLIANRHKSKPNRDGDYIIAVCMQPSDRLVKTLLAIWKAGAAYLPLDPTFPPNRIEHILNEAQPVLVIHEDYENVAVFGSTPAVSYNDLWKKACDMSNANILPEQMLGAGRNELALVLYTSGSTGVPKGVRLNHATILNRLQWQWNRFPYSKTEKVGVFKTALTFVDSVTEIWGPLLNGMAIVIVPKKITNNPERLVELLEEYKIERLVLVPTLLRSLLLYLPLQKKKLLYNLRVWVCSGEPLQLLLAKEFFDYFEEGVHQLCNFYGSTEVMGDVTYFVCESKKQLSNYEKVPIGYPLDNTVIYILNPELQPVKPGDIGELFVSGLNLAQGYVNGRDPHRFIDNPLAVDPTYSRLYSTGDFASATKGCVYYEGRTDSQIKIRGHRVDLSEVEKNLLSLPGVDKGIVLCYHAGDIDQAILGFITVEKGSTLQTGLQIEGALESKLPHYMIPQVIILDSIPLLVNGKIDRQSLLKMYENTNNNDDATIEIEYDYTGVPEFKMAMAKDLFTTVGQVIGRSTRAKISLQSNFYELGGNSLNSIITVTQLCQKGHAISITSFIGAENLAEVLETMYKNHQHIIAHEENEEGGSAINREFEFEYKMHLSAHPLADEHKEDAINILTYSFYEKADLERWIKPLIHEKDYRDILEDIWEVLIEKELSFMIKDESGKSVGVSLNFDAHDEPEPEVTNNLVIIFEFLEYVEKPIREQKLPQGKNQILHSFMMGTCAELSAQENIEAMHFMESEVLKIAYRRNFTGILTTNTSPLTQQLGSNVYKYETMLEYPINQYVYSDGSRPFGKAADDQRVLVHWKNIRKQH